One genomic window of Gracilinema caldarium DSM 7334 includes the following:
- a CDS encoding tetratricopeptide repeat protein, which translates to MAFSEDLSLISIKELPTDTEFTKDFTTLQALSGYVDHYEFQWDYPLSKETIEKQLLIIAAHIDERISQHRSNPELWVLKVIILKYLYNLDSPGVAKQLEAVISEATHDFPMDIRFSWLYGDFLSSAGRSLEAISQFRKIITEKASAQLLPGAFWEDYGKACYLALMPKNAITAFQKAADLYNIPLSSYKIASTAIEQLKKPDINGTFSDTDVWNIIKSGESYYLMSRLFGMRLPIQGTWNVKHFGVNNRTSAAILAPPQIKSKTGKEIGINIVVLINFNDINQETFIKPYLSKGTKQISVQNTPIPITRYEWIDKETYAHMGGAHGYMTFLTLPASPESGLQLEIPQIFVSGSEKSFYKPNEIYDRMDHPVHIGIILDSCEEVYEESKAIYDAILSGAIFD; encoded by the coding sequence ATGGCGTTTTCAGAGGATCTTTCTCTCATCTCGATCAAGGAACTGCCAACCGATACTGAGTTCACAAAGGATTTTACAACATTACAAGCTTTATCTGGATACGTAGATCATTATGAATTCCAGTGGGATTATCCCCTTTCAAAAGAAACCATCGAAAAACAGCTCCTTATTATTGCTGCTCATATTGATGAACGAATTTCACAACATCGGTCAAATCCTGAGCTATGGGTCTTAAAGGTAATTATATTAAAATATTTGTATAATTTAGACAGTCCTGGAGTTGCAAAACAACTAGAGGCTGTCATTTCAGAAGCAACTCATGATTTCCCTATGGATATTAGATTTTCATGGCTTTATGGGGATTTCCTTTCTTCTGCGGGCCGTTCACTAGAAGCCATTTCTCAATTTAGAAAAATTATCACCGAGAAAGCCTCTGCTCAATTATTGCCAGGAGCATTCTGGGAAGATTATGGAAAAGCCTGCTACCTCGCATTGATGCCTAAAAATGCCATTACAGCTTTTCAAAAAGCTGCGGACTTATATAACATACCACTATCCTCATATAAAATTGCTTCCACAGCCATAGAACAACTTAAAAAACCTGATATAAACGGAACCTTTTCAGATACGGATGTCTGGAACATCATAAAAAGCGGAGAATCCTACTATTTGATGAGCCGCTTATTTGGTATGCGTTTACCCATACAGGGTACGTGGAATGTAAAACATTTTGGTGTGAACAATCGCACCAGTGCGGCAATCCTCGCGCCCCCCCAAATAAAATCTAAAACAGGGAAAGAAATAGGAATAAACATTGTTGTACTTATCAATTTTAATGATATAAACCAAGAAACCTTTATAAAACCATATTTGAGCAAAGGGACAAAGCAAATCTCTGTTCAAAATACACCCATTCCTATAACACGATACGAATGGATCGATAAAGAAACCTATGCTCATATGGGCGGAGCTCATGGGTATATGACATTTCTTACTTTGCCTGCTTCACCAGAGAGCGGCTTACAACTCGAAATACCCCAAATATTTGTTTCGGGCAGTGAAAAATCCTTTTACAAACCGAATGAAATCTACGACCGCATGGATCACCCGGTACATATAGGTATCATTCTCGATTCCTGTGAAGAGGTGTATGAGGAATCTAAGGCCATATACGATGCAATCCTTTCCGGCGCAATCTTTGATTAA
- a CDS encoding HAD family hydrolase: MFKNIIFDLYGTLVDIRTDEQKPEFWQAFSGVLQQEGLSYNPVELQKRYLSLVQKALARITHSPYPDTRVYLVLETLFHQHSVSVTPEKLLWITQQFRKLSTEYIRLYQGIPEMLQKLKEHGLKLYILSNGQREFSEGELRELGIYEYFDGFYFSADYEMSKPDPQFYRVLLEREHITPSECLMVGNDHTTDIAGANAIGMASVYIQSNHSHEVSLESVPSTYKVAQTQNQGRALESILLK; encoded by the coding sequence ATGTTTAAGAACATCATATTTGATTTATATGGAACCTTAGTAGATATCCGGACTGATGAACAGAAGCCTGAATTTTGGCAAGCCTTTTCCGGCGTTTTACAACAGGAAGGCCTGTCTTATAACCCTGTTGAATTACAAAAGCGATATCTCTCTCTTGTTCAGAAAGCCCTTGCCCGGATCACCCACAGTCCCTACCCTGATACCAGGGTGTATTTAGTTTTAGAAACCTTGTTTCACCAGCATTCAGTATCGGTTACACCGGAAAAACTTCTCTGGATCACACAGCAGTTCAGAAAACTTTCAACAGAATATATTCGGCTGTATCAGGGTATCCCTGAAATGTTGCAAAAACTGAAAGAGCACGGTTTAAAACTTTATATACTTTCTAATGGTCAGCGGGAATTTTCAGAAGGAGAGCTCAGGGAACTTGGCATATATGAATATTTTGACGGGTTTTATTTTTCCGCAGATTATGAGATGAGTAAGCCGGATCCTCAATTTTATCGTGTTTTGCTAGAACGGGAGCATATTACCCCATCAGAATGTCTTATGGTTGGTAATGATCATACAACCGATATAGCCGGTGCGAATGCAATTGGTATGGCTTCGGTATATATTCAGAGCAATCATTCACACGAGGTTTCCCTCGAGTCTGTTCCAAGCACGTATAAGGTTGCTCAAACGCAGAATCAGGGAAGAGCCTTGGAAAGTATTCTATTAAAATAA
- a CDS encoding YbaB/EbfC family nucleoid-associated protein, translating to MNPFEILKNAQKIQEQMAAMQQRLGTIVVTGSAGGGMAQVDMNGRMEVLAVRLAPEAVNSEDIPLLQDLVKAAFTDAMEKVKETLQSEFGALTGGMGISPGMLGF from the coding sequence ATGAATCCCTTTGAGATTCTCAAAAATGCGCAAAAAATACAAGAGCAGATGGCAGCTATGCAGCAGCGGCTCGGCACGATTGTGGTTACCGGCTCGGCCGGGGGCGGTATGGCTCAGGTCGATATGAATGGCCGTATGGAAGTTCTGGCAGTCCGGCTTGCACCGGAAGCCGTGAATAGTGAGGACATACCCCTCCTCCAGGACCTGGTGAAGGCCGCTTTTACCGACGCCATGGAAAAGGTAAAAGAAACCCTGCAAAGCGAATTTGGCGCTCTGACTGGTGGTATGGGTATTAGCCCGGGAATGCTGGGGTTTTGA
- a CDS encoding MFS transporter, with protein MSQKQSSGLVILCFIAFIALGMPDGLLGVAWPSIRGTFQLPLDALGILLISSVTGYLISSFSNGYLMSKLGVGKLLAGSTLLTGLALFGYTMSPAWPVFVALGFFAGAGAGGIDASLNNWVEAHMSQRIMQWLHASFGIGITTGPLIMTAGLRQTGSWRPGYWIVGGMQLLLGLFFLSQVHRWEGAPKAAHFEAQTSGGLELRSFSETLRQSKAWLSALLFFIYSGIELGMGHWAYTWLTEGLAVSTSLAGLWTAGYWATFTIGRILGGFATQCFSPAALLQGSLISTALTTLILAAIPVAPIKIIAILFLGFSIAPIFPSLISTTANRVGREHAGNTIGMQMAFAGLGVGLLPGFMGFIGKQIGLFSIPWMLVLWTSILIGLVVWFKKTTYKA; from the coding sequence ATGTCTCAAAAACAATCATCCGGTCTAGTCATCTTATGTTTTATCGCCTTTATCGCCCTGGGAATGCCCGATGGACTCCTCGGGGTTGCCTGGCCCAGTATACGGGGTACCTTTCAGCTCCCGCTCGATGCTCTGGGGATACTCCTCATCAGTTCTGTAACCGGCTACCTTATTTCGAGCTTCAGCAACGGCTACCTTATGTCGAAGCTTGGGGTGGGGAAACTGCTTGCAGGGAGTACCTTACTAACGGGCTTAGCCCTCTTTGGGTATACCATGAGTCCTGCCTGGCCAGTGTTTGTTGCTCTAGGCTTTTTTGCAGGAGCAGGAGCCGGCGGCATAGATGCAAGCCTTAATAATTGGGTAGAAGCCCACATGAGCCAGCGGATTATGCAGTGGCTCCATGCCAGTTTCGGCATCGGTATCACAACCGGGCCCCTTATCATGACCGCAGGTTTACGTCAGACTGGGTCCTGGCGGCCCGGCTATTGGATTGTAGGTGGAATGCAGCTCTTACTGGGGCTTTTCTTTCTATCCCAGGTCCATCGTTGGGAAGGAGCTCCTAAAGCAGCCCATTTTGAAGCTCAAACCTCTGGTGGCCTGGAACTACGATCCTTCTCAGAGACCCTTCGTCAAAGCAAAGCCTGGCTGAGCGCCCTTTTATTTTTTATTTACTCCGGTATTGAATTAGGCATGGGCCACTGGGCTTATACCTGGCTTACGGAAGGTTTGGCTGTGAGTACATCCCTTGCAGGCCTTTGGACTGCAGGTTACTGGGCTACTTTTACCATAGGGCGTATCCTTGGAGGCTTTGCCACTCAATGTTTTTCACCAGCAGCACTGCTCCAAGGAAGCCTCATCAGTACAGCCCTTACCACCCTCATCCTTGCAGCAATTCCTGTAGCCCCAATAAAAATTATCGCAATTTTATTCCTTGGTTTTAGTATCGCCCCAATTTTCCCATCACTGATCTCTACCACTGCAAACAGGGTCGGCAGAGAACATGCAGGAAATACTATTGGCATGCAGATGGCCTTTGCAGGACTCGGGGTAGGATTACTTCCCGGTTTCATGGGCTTTATCGGCAAACAAATTGGGCTCTTCAGCATCCCCTGGATGCTGGTATTATGGACCAGCATCCTCATCGGGCTTGTAGTGTGGTTTAAAAAGACCACTTATAAAGCCTAA
- the recR gene encoding recombination mediator RecR — MNAIDRLVGLLTKLPGIGKKTAGRLAYFILDADPSYARQLAEELQSLHSHIRRCSVCGSFTETDPCTICTDPGRDQHILCVVERAQDVRVIEEGHEYRGRYHVLGGLIAPLDGIGPEKLAIGQLVNRIHRGGITEVILALNPTVEGDTTALYLHKILKETGVQVSRLASGLPVGGDLEYADRLTLSRSFRGRIPM, encoded by the coding sequence ATGAATGCTATCGATCGCTTAGTGGGCCTCTTGACCAAACTTCCGGGAATCGGAAAAAAAACTGCAGGACGGCTCGCTTATTTTATACTCGACGCTGATCCAAGTTATGCCCGACAATTGGCTGAAGAACTCCAGAGTCTCCACAGTCATATTCGACGCTGTTCTGTCTGCGGCAGTTTTACGGAAACTGACCCCTGCACCATCTGCACTGATCCGGGGAGAGATCAGCATATACTCTGCGTTGTGGAACGGGCTCAGGATGTGCGGGTTATCGAGGAAGGGCATGAATATCGGGGGCGCTACCATGTGCTTGGTGGGCTTATTGCGCCGTTGGATGGCATCGGCCCAGAAAAACTCGCTATCGGCCAATTAGTAAACCGTATTCACCGCGGAGGCATTACTGAGGTTATTTTGGCTTTAAATCCCACCGTGGAAGGGGACACTACCGCTCTATATTTACACAAGATTTTAAAAGAAACAGGTGTACAGGTATCTCGCCTTGCTTCGGGACTTCCTGTCGGGGGCGATCTGGAATATGCAGATCGGCTAACCCTTTCACGCAGTTTCCGCGGCCGAATTCCCATGTAG
- a CDS encoding carbohydrate ABC transporter permease: protein MTSKAMSLKSSKMQVSYGIDILIRFFLLLFAVIVLVPLVFMFTASFMPSSEITQMPYRWIPSKIAWRNFYRALAGNDRNFLYIRNILNSLFVSVTVAFTTVILSSITGYSLAKFKFKGKSIVFMGIMMTMMIPFETIMVPMYMVALNLGMQNSYQGLIVPFMMNAFGVFLMRQYLQTFPLDIIDAARIDGCSEPRIFRSIVLVNSGPAVASLAILTFRQQWDNLMWPLMIAQDKKFKTIPTYIVSFAEEKLSDEGAMMAAALIASIPVIIMFLTLSKYFVGGSSVYSSGKE, encoded by the coding sequence ATGACGAGTAAAGCGATGAGCCTTAAATCTTCTAAAATGCAAGTTTCTTATGGCATTGATATTTTAATTCGTTTTTTTCTTCTGCTTTTTGCAGTCATTGTACTGGTACCGCTGGTTTTTATGTTCACCGCATCATTCATGCCTTCTTCGGAAATTACCCAGATGCCCTACCGGTGGATTCCTTCTAAAATTGCCTGGAGGAATTTTTATCGGGCCCTGGCAGGAAACGATAGAAACTTTTTATATATCAGAAACATACTGAACTCTCTCTTTGTTTCAGTAACCGTAGCCTTTACCACGGTCATTTTGTCATCGATTACCGGTTACAGTTTGGCTAAATTTAAATTTAAGGGAAAGAGTATTGTTTTCATGGGCATTATGATGACCATGATGATTCCCTTTGAAACCATCATGGTTCCCATGTATATGGTAGCCCTGAATCTTGGTATGCAGAACAGCTACCAGGGACTCATTGTCCCCTTTATGATGAACGCCTTTGGGGTATTCCTCATGCGGCAATACCTGCAAACCTTTCCTTTAGACATCATCGATGCGGCCCGAATCGACGGTTGTTCCGAGCCCCGGATTTTCCGCAGTATCGTCCTGGTGAACTCCGGGCCAGCTGTGGCGAGCCTGGCCATCCTAACCTTCCGTCAGCAATGGGACAACCTGATGTGGCCCCTCATGATTGCCCAGGATAAAAAGTTCAAAACGATTCCGACCTATATTGTAAGCTTTGCGGAAGAAAAACTTTCCGACGAAGGTGCCATGATGGCCGCGGCCCTCATAGCCAGCATTCCGGTCATCATCATGTTCCTGACCCTTTCTAAATACTTTGTCGGGGGCTCCTCAGTCTATTCTTCTGGAAAGGAATAG
- a CDS encoding carbohydrate ABC transporter permease codes for MKAEKKSKKRHGVEQVQARWGWYFVIPAIIFFSIFSFYPIINAFTLSFFKKNMISPLPPRFIGLGNYMFVLQSPDFWNSVRATLTFTLGTFIPLVVFSLLIAILITLQGRNFRLWQLLYYSPAVLSSAVAALIWMQIFTPTGIANQVVNALRHTSGVDMRWLSSGEMVQLSTMIVYFWKYIGYFTVLYITGITKIPPVIYEAATIDGASRSQAFFKITLPLLKPTTALVSIVAMLQCLKTFSTQFLFTQSGAPKAPINVITLNIYNTALKDYNVGRASVMSILLFVTMLILTIIQLKVSRSDDVTY; via the coding sequence ATGAAAGCAGAAAAGAAAAGTAAAAAACGGCACGGGGTAGAGCAGGTTCAAGCCCGATGGGGTTGGTATTTTGTTATTCCCGCAATCATATTTTTTTCCATATTTTCGTTTTATCCGATAATAAATGCTTTTACCCTTAGTTTTTTTAAAAAGAACATGATTTCTCCTTTGCCGCCCCGATTTATCGGCCTGGGTAACTATATGTTCGTTTTACAGTCCCCGGATTTTTGGAATTCCGTTCGGGCAACCCTCACCTTTACCCTGGGGACCTTTATTCCCCTGGTTGTGTTTAGCCTTTTAATTGCTATTTTAATTACCCTGCAAGGAAGAAATTTCAGGCTTTGGCAATTGTTGTATTATTCTCCGGCGGTGCTTTCTTCTGCCGTTGCGGCCCTTATCTGGATGCAGATTTTTACTCCCACCGGTATTGCGAATCAGGTTGTGAATGCCCTCCGCCATACAAGCGGTGTAGATATGCGCTGGCTTTCCAGCGGTGAAATGGTTCAACTTTCCACCATGATTGTGTATTTCTGGAAATATATTGGGTATTTTACCGTACTCTATATTACGGGCATTACAAAAATACCCCCCGTCATATACGAAGCGGCGACCATCGATGGGGCAAGCAGGAGCCAGGCCTTTTTTAAGATAACGCTTCCTCTTTTAAAACCCACTACAGCCCTGGTGTCGATTGTGGCCATGCTCCAGTGTCTTAAGACCTTCTCGACCCAATTTCTATTTACCCAAAGCGGTGCGCCTAAGGCACCAATAAATGTGATCACCCTGAATATTTACAACACTGCCCTTAAGGACTACAACGTTGGGCGGGCCAGCGTCATGAGTATCCTGCTTTTTGTAACCATGCTGATACTTACCATTATTCAGCTTAAGGTTTCCCGCAGTGACGATGTGACCTATTAA
- a CDS encoding purple acid phosphatase family protein has product MYKFIRSLMFAILMVIAPSLFSDDLVVLPRDAIWRFNDSGVDLGSVWREPGYKDFEWKRGRAPLGFGDDVSETDPNIPLATTVSFGADPQNKHMTTYFRTEIEVPSSYKDSKELEVYIHVDDGAVVYFNGVEVFRRGIKDDSKVAYNTPGKFKPKEETFTLPASLLKVGSNLIAAEVHQDGVDSSDLWFEMGLKARGVSAHTTTSTTTSSGAIVRFIPDSSAPRGSITKVTQMFGSDPATTRAFTWYTTFASGSTDVQVVEVIGASPNFSKAFTFSGRVKPSYNSPDELVHMAEAVGLKSGTSYWYRVGDAKLGLWSDVGTFKTMDNKKGPFTFINLADTQAKTEDEAILSAKTLADAVRTVKNAEFMIINGDIVDTGRNEKQWDWVLGHAAETMRNIAFIPAAGNHDEDPYSFIEHFNLPVPKGADIKTGAYYSFDYKNAHFIILNNNEDSPEWADFSLQQIEWFKSDVLAAKARGTDWIILIVHKGPYTTSNHATDEDITGPNGVRTKFAPLAAQLGVDLVFQGHDHSYSRTKSLNGVVYITPGTAGPKVYYLNKKIDSAYWANFVVAKEHPASKYGSDPADQSRPMRGVIQNFLAVTINGKNVSITAYEVDRIKGGLPYVIDTLELKK; this is encoded by the coding sequence ATGTACAAATTTATACGTTCACTTATGTTTGCGATTCTTATGGTGATCGCACCTTCGCTATTCAGTGACGATTTGGTTGTTCTTCCCAGGGATGCGATTTGGCGTTTTAATGATTCAGGTGTTGATTTAGGTAGCGTTTGGAGAGAGCCCGGTTACAAAGATTTCGAATGGAAGCGAGGTCGAGCTCCCCTTGGGTTTGGAGATGATGTTTCTGAAACAGATCCAAATATACCTTTGGCGACAACTGTAAGTTTTGGGGCTGATCCACAAAATAAGCATATGACTACCTATTTTCGTACTGAAATAGAGGTACCTTCTTCTTATAAAGATTCAAAGGAGCTCGAAGTATACATCCATGTTGATGATGGGGCTGTAGTATATTTTAATGGAGTCGAAGTTTTTCGTCGTGGAATTAAAGATGATAGTAAAGTTGCATACAACACCCCTGGTAAGTTTAAACCAAAGGAAGAAACCTTTACACTTCCTGCATCGTTACTTAAGGTTGGCAGTAATCTAATTGCTGCAGAAGTTCATCAGGATGGAGTGGATAGTTCAGATCTTTGGTTCGAAATGGGTCTGAAAGCCCGAGGTGTTTCTGCTCATACAACTACTAGTACAACTACATCATCTGGGGCTATTGTTCGTTTTATTCCTGATTCTTCCGCTCCCCGTGGTTCAATTACTAAAGTAACCCAGATGTTTGGATCTGATCCTGCGACAACCCGTGCTTTTACTTGGTATACAACCTTTGCTTCTGGTTCTACCGATGTTCAGGTTGTAGAAGTTATCGGCGCTTCACCAAATTTTTCAAAGGCATTCACGTTTTCAGGACGTGTAAAACCCTCGTATAACAGTCCGGACGAATTGGTTCATATGGCCGAAGCTGTAGGTCTTAAAAGTGGTACTTCTTATTGGTATCGAGTAGGTGATGCTAAACTTGGTCTTTGGAGCGATGTTGGTACCTTTAAAACTATGGATAATAAAAAAGGTCCTTTTACCTTCATCAACCTAGCAGATACACAGGCAAAAACGGAGGATGAAGCGATCCTGTCAGCTAAGACCTTAGCTGATGCTGTTCGTACCGTTAAAAATGCTGAGTTTATGATAATTAACGGTGATATTGTAGATACAGGTCGTAATGAAAAACAGTGGGACTGGGTTCTCGGTCATGCTGCTGAAACAATGCGAAATATAGCTTTTATTCCCGCTGCGGGAAACCATGATGAAGACCCTTATTCCTTCATTGAGCATTTTAATCTTCCTGTGCCTAAAGGGGCTGATATAAAGACTGGTGCCTATTATTCTTTTGATTACAAAAATGCTCATTTTATTATCTTAAACAATAATGAAGACAGCCCTGAATGGGCGGATTTTTCTCTTCAACAGATTGAATGGTTTAAGTCTGATGTGCTGGCCGCTAAAGCACGGGGTACTGATTGGATTATACTTATTGTGCATAAAGGGCCTTACACTACTTCTAATCATGCTACGGATGAAGATATTACAGGCCCCAATGGAGTACGTACCAAATTTGCACCTCTCGCTGCACAGCTTGGTGTTGATCTTGTTTTTCAAGGACATGATCACAGCTATTCAAGGACTAAATCACTAAATGGTGTAGTTTATATTACTCCAGGAACTGCAGGGCCAAAGGTATATTATCTTAATAAAAAAATTGATTCTGCATATTGGGCAAATTTTGTGGTAGCGAAGGAACATCCAGCATCAAAATATGGATCTGACCCGGCTGATCAAAGTAGGCCTATGCGGGGAGTGATTCAAAATTTTCTTGCGGTTACTATTAATGGTAAAAACGTAAGCATAACAGCCTATGAAGTCGATCGCATCAAGGGTGGATTACCTTATGTAATTGATACATTGGAGTTAAAAAAATAA
- a CDS encoding PHP domain-containing protein codes for MKANLHLHSRISDGTEWPAELAVRAYQSGLEWVALTDHDTLGGVQEFSRAAEKLGLKTTAAVEIDCRAPEIGYRSELLAYFPQGRYEHTKALLAEVTKGRLEYIRSSIRNAQRHFVKSQVSFEDLLQYKRKGRPELPAETFSFNKVDIFLYFKAHGIIAQEVSYRAFKKAYLDTGLLSGTSYEKPSCAEVIRTIHADGGLVVLPHIGHEFEDSLDTIKKNKTKWKEALDYFCGLGLNGIELYWYRNGDTEAINKLVAAEAEKRHLRITYGSDCHGPGSGKETMELFCGELKEL; via the coding sequence ATGAAAGCTAATTTGCACCTTCATTCCCGAATATCCGATGGCACCGAATGGCCCGCGGAACTTGCAGTACGGGCGTATCAATCTGGGTTGGAGTGGGTTGCCCTTACCGACCATGATACTTTGGGTGGGGTACAAGAATTTTCTAGGGCGGCAGAAAAGCTGGGGTTGAAAACTACTGCGGCGGTAGAGATAGATTGCAGGGCTCCCGAAATCGGTTATCGAAGCGAACTTTTAGCCTATTTTCCCCAAGGCCGATATGAACATACCAAGGCTTTACTTGCGGAGGTTACCAAAGGCCGGCTTGAGTATATCCGTTCATCAATCCGAAATGCACAGCGCCACTTTGTGAAATCCCAGGTTTCCTTTGAAGATTTACTACAGTATAAGCGAAAAGGACGGCCAGAGCTTCCTGCAGAAACCTTTTCTTTTAATAAAGTTGATATATTCCTTTATTTTAAAGCCCATGGCATTATTGCCCAGGAGGTAAGCTACCGGGCTTTTAAAAAGGCCTACCTCGATACGGGGCTCCTTTCAGGTACCTCCTATGAAAAACCGAGCTGTGCTGAGGTTATTCGTACAATACATGCCGATGGGGGCCTTGTGGTGCTTCCCCATATAGGCCATGAGTTTGAGGATTCCCTGGATACTATTAAAAAAAATAAAACTAAATGGAAAGAAGCCCTCGATTATTTTTGTGGTCTGGGGCTTAATGGTATTGAACTCTACTGGTATCGGAACGGAGATACGGAGGCTATCAACAAACTGGTGGCCGCTGAAGCGGAAAAACGGCATCTGCGTATTACCTACGGCTCAGACTGCCATGGCCCCGGCTCGGGAAAAGAAACGATGGAACTTTTTTGTGGAGAACTGAAAGAGCTGTAG
- the dnaX gene encoding DNA polymerase III subunit gamma/tau, which produces MAYEVTATRRRPKTFDEMAGQEFVVATLKSSIETGRIAHAYLFSGPRGCGKTSTARILARSLNCEKGPTATPCGVCTNCVEIARGASLDVIEIDGASNTSVNDVRQIKDEVLFPPNSGRYKVYIIDEVHMLSNSAFNALLKTIEEPPPYIVFIFATTELHKVPATIKSRCQQFAFRLIPIETIKAILADACRELGVRAEDEALFWIAKESTGSLRDAYTLFDQVVAFSEGYIRTELIREKLGLVGLDAINRLAEACVQEQAAEALLQLDNILGQGVSIEQLVIDLAEYFRSILLLKQGIKREALLGYSAERYSSTVVASLSVQQIEQALSILLGVYRDIRYSLSPRFELETAISKLSWLRRWIAPLELKEAVEHLRSSILNPTNGAPHRTAASMALKAAAQEAPAIHHESRGPTVTDLPEQPPSLTEGFKQFLAAKASQAVSTDPSRSREKIKELIGDPTTSQANTSVSVQSHASSSTSESIASPIPALAHEPAPAPHQSSSPEPVRTLAPEHLESLRLELINLLKKERGMLASGLEKTADWKLDPDGHSSFDGSSGRTLIIPTRDSLSADLLKKEKHSISGTLHQMGYPQLQIEITLAEPKDAQNSPQGGTDQIPPAVEMVRKLFRGTIVRTK; this is translated from the coding sequence ATGGCTTACGAAGTAACCGCAACAAGAAGACGTCCCAAAACCTTCGATGAAATGGCTGGCCAGGAATTTGTCGTGGCTACGCTTAAAAGCTCCATCGAAACAGGACGAATTGCCCATGCATACCTCTTTTCTGGCCCCCGGGGCTGTGGTAAGACAAGTACAGCCCGTATCCTTGCCCGATCCCTTAACTGTGAAAAGGGGCCCACCGCCACCCCCTGCGGAGTCTGTACCAACTGTGTGGAAATTGCCCGGGGTGCAAGTCTCGATGTCATCGAAATTGATGGTGCAAGCAATACGAGTGTCAACGATGTTCGTCAGATTAAGGATGAGGTTTTGTTCCCTCCTAATTCAGGCCGCTATAAGGTATATATCATCGATGAAGTGCACATGCTCTCGAATAGTGCCTTTAACGCCCTCCTTAAAACCATCGAAGAGCCGCCACCCTACATTGTTTTTATATTCGCAACCACAGAGTTGCATAAAGTTCCAGCTACGATAAAAAGCCGGTGCCAGCAGTTTGCCTTCCGGCTCATTCCCATTGAAACGATAAAGGCTATTCTTGCCGATGCCTGCCGAGAACTGGGAGTCCGTGCGGAGGATGAGGCCCTATTTTGGATTGCCAAAGAATCTACCGGCAGTCTTCGGGATGCATACACCCTCTTTGACCAAGTGGTTGCTTTCTCCGAGGGATACATCCGTACCGAACTGATTCGAGAAAAACTTGGCCTTGTTGGACTCGATGCAATTAACAGGCTTGCAGAAGCCTGTGTTCAGGAACAGGCTGCCGAAGCACTCTTACAATTGGATAATATCCTGGGACAGGGCGTGTCCATTGAGCAATTAGTTATCGATCTGGCTGAATATTTCCGGAGCATCCTGCTCCTGAAACAGGGTATAAAACGGGAAGCCCTCCTCGGCTACAGTGCTGAGCGGTACTCATCAACCGTAGTAGCATCCTTATCGGTTCAGCAGATTGAACAAGCTTTAAGTATTTTGTTAGGAGTGTATCGTGATATCCGCTATTCTCTTTCTCCTCGTTTTGAACTAGAAACGGCAATTTCAAAACTCAGTTGGCTCCGCCGTTGGATAGCTCCGTTGGAGCTCAAAGAAGCGGTAGAACACCTCAGGAGCAGTATTCTAAACCCTACTAATGGTGCCCCGCATAGAACTGCGGCTTCCATGGCCCTCAAAGCTGCAGCGCAGGAGGCACCAGCAATCCATCATGAATCCAGAGGGCCAACAGTAACAGACTTACCGGAACAACCACCTTCACTCACCGAAGGTTTTAAACAGTTTCTTGCTGCCAAGGCTAGCCAAGCTGTATCCACAGACCCATCCAGAAGCAGAGAAAAAATAAAAGAACTCATAGGAGATCCAACAACATCGCAGGCGAATACTTCAGTATCTGTACAGTCACACGCTTCCTCGTCAACATCTGAGTCAATAGCATCACCAATACCTGCCCTGGCACATGAACCAGCGCCGGCCCCTCATCAATCATCGTCTCCAGAACCAGTGCGGACCCTTGCACCAGAGCATCTTGAAAGCCTGCGGCTTGAGCTCATCAATCTACTGAAAAAAGAACGGGGTATGCTGGCTTCGGGGCTTGAAAAAACCGCAGACTGGAAACTGGATCCGGACGGCCATAGCAGCTTCGATGGTTCCAGCGGCCGCACCCTCATTATTCCAACCCGGGACAGTTTGAGCGCAGATCTTTTAAAAAAGGAAAAACATAGCATCAGTGGGACCTTACACCAGATGGGATACCCCCAATTACAGATCGAAATTACCCTTGCAGAACCGAAAGATGCACAAAATAGTCCGCAGGGTGGAACCGACCAGATTCCTCCTGCAGTCGAAATGGTGCGCAAACTCTTTCGGGGAACCATTGTACGGACAAAATAG